Proteins encoded by one window of Tunturibacter psychrotolerans:
- a CDS encoding DUF4126 family protein: protein MAMQMMTWLFAIPLLGLVTGMRTMTAMAVLCWFAYAGHLSVDDNWAAWSGKLITAIIFSMLAIGEYIADKLPKTPNRTAPFPLVARLVVAGLIGAITAAGLNGSGMEGVILCVAGALVGTFASFLIRREIVARRGGKDWPVALIEDVSAVFCAVLAMGIVTG from the coding sequence ATGGCGATGCAAATGATGACCTGGTTGTTCGCCATCCCCCTCTTGGGCCTCGTGACAGGGATGCGGACGATGACCGCGATGGCGGTGCTTTGCTGGTTCGCTTATGCAGGCCATCTTTCGGTAGACGACAATTGGGCAGCCTGGAGCGGAAAACTCATAACAGCGATCATCTTTTCGATGCTTGCGATAGGGGAATACATCGCTGACAAGCTTCCGAAAACACCCAATAGGACAGCCCCGTTTCCGTTAGTTGCAAGGCTGGTAGTTGCCGGCTTGATCGGCGCGATCACTGCTGCGGGACTGAACGGATCTGGAATGGAAGGGGTCATCTTGTGTGTGGCTGGCGCTCTAGTCGGCACCTTTGCTAGCTTTCTGATTCGGCGAGAGATCGTGGCCAGACGCGGCGGCAAAGATTGGCCCGTGGCACTTATCGAGGATGTGAGTGCAGTCTTTTGCGCAGTTCTAGCGATGGGAATTGTGACTGGCTAA